A part of Desulfomicrobium baculatum DSM 4028 genomic DNA contains:
- a CDS encoding cobyric acid synthase, whose product MATLPAHGGNIRSMASALGCAPEEILDFSANINPLGPPAWLRPVVARALAGTAHYPEPRAEGLRRIAATRMGVAPENVVAGNGSSELLYALPRVCAARGLGRAVLPVPCYGDYARACEAAGLSCETLTLHPETGFAMEWSKLEEMLSKPALVILGQPGNPAGTLLEPQRILDLAARHPKSFFLIDEAFADFVPQLSRLGATVRPNLFVLHSLTKFYAVPGLRLGLGYGSGEVCAALAALLPDWSVNALAQAVGVDALRDDAYARQTMDAVKALRSDLAAALTGLGVRVFPGSANYLLCRSENPDAFALQEKLAKSRILIRNCANYEGLDARYFRVAVRGVEENGRLVQALSEIFESAKPRSRSVRKTPAIMLQGLSSNAGKSVLTAALCRIILQDGLCVAPFKAQNMSLNSFVTRGGGEMGRAQVLQAQACRLEPDVRMNPVLLKPNSETGSQVIVLGKPVGNMSVGQYIRYKPQIFETITRAYDELSASAQLMVLEGAGSPAEVNLKSHDVVNMRMARHAGARVLLAGDIDRGGVFASFVGTMEVMEEWERALVAGFIVNRFRGRQDLLGDAIDYVRRFTGIETLGVVPFLQNLGLPEEDSVSFKEARPQGGNAELRIVAVDLPHISNFTDLDALGLEPDVDLRIARAPHDLAGADAIILPGSRNVFADLDYLWSSGLAQAVLASRAEIVGVCGGLQMLGAGIADPACVESGGASARPLGLLPLATEMAVDKVLCQARCVFLPSGEEVCGYEIHHGHTHVLDGQTTPVMARTDGTVIGWGREDAMVWGTYLHGVFDADGFRRSFLDRLRVRKGLAPLNTVQVAYDLEAALDRLALVVRKSLDMERIYRLLD is encoded by the coding sequence ATGGCCACTCTTCCCGCCCACGGCGGCAATATCCGCTCCATGGCCTCGGCGCTTGGTTGCGCTCCGGAAGAAATTCTGGACTTTTCGGCGAACATCAACCCACTTGGGCCGCCCGCATGGCTGCGACCCGTGGTGGCCCGCGCCCTGGCCGGGACGGCCCATTATCCCGAACCACGGGCAGAAGGGCTGCGCCGGATCGCCGCCACGCGCATGGGCGTTGCGCCCGAAAACGTCGTCGCCGGCAACGGTTCGTCCGAACTGCTGTATGCCCTGCCCAGGGTTTGCGCGGCCAGGGGCCTTGGGCGCGCAGTGCTGCCCGTGCCCTGCTACGGGGACTATGCGCGGGCTTGCGAAGCGGCCGGGCTTTCCTGCGAAACCCTGACACTGCATCCCGAAACCGGCTTCGCCATGGAGTGGTCGAAACTTGAGGAGATGCTAAGCAAGCCGGCGCTGGTCATTCTCGGTCAGCCCGGAAACCCGGCCGGCACCCTGCTCGAACCGCAGCGTATTCTGGATCTGGCCGCCCGGCACCCCAAGAGCTTCTTTCTTATTGATGAAGCGTTCGCTGATTTTGTGCCGCAGCTGTCCCGGCTTGGCGCGACGGTTCGTCCAAATCTGTTTGTGCTGCATTCCCTGACCAAATTTTACGCCGTGCCGGGACTGCGTCTGGGTCTTGGGTATGGGAGCGGTGAGGTGTGCGCGGCGCTTGCGGCCTTGCTGCCGGACTGGAGCGTCAACGCCCTGGCCCAGGCCGTGGGCGTCGATGCCTTGCGTGACGACGCCTACGCCAGGCAGACCATGGACGCGGTGAAGGCGCTGCGGAGCGATTTGGCAGCAGCCCTCACGGGGCTCGGGGTGAGAGTGTTTCCGGGCAGCGCCAACTATCTGCTCTGCCGCAGCGAAAATCCGGACGCCTTTGCCTTGCAGGAGAAGCTCGCCAAGAGCCGCATCCTGATCCGCAACTGCGCCAATTATGAGGGCCTCGATGCCCGCTATTTCCGGGTGGCCGTGCGCGGTGTCGAGGAGAACGGGCGATTGGTGCAGGCTCTTTCAGAAATTTTCGAGTCGGCAAAACCCCGGAGCCGTTCCGTGCGCAAAACCCCGGCCATCATGCTGCAGGGACTCTCGTCCAACGCGGGCAAGTCGGTCCTGACCGCGGCGCTGTGCCGGATTATCCTGCAGGACGGGCTTTGCGTCGCTCCATTCAAGGCGCAGAACATGTCGCTCAATTCCTTTGTGACCAGGGGCGGTGGCGAGATGGGGCGTGCCCAGGTCCTGCAGGCCCAGGCCTGTCGGCTGGAGCCGGACGTGCGCATGAATCCGGTGCTTTTGAAGCCCAATTCGGAGACGGGTTCCCAGGTCATCGTGCTCGGCAAGCCCGTGGGCAACATGAGCGTGGGGCAGTACATCCGCTACAAGCCGCAAATCTTCGAGACGATCACGCGAGCTTATGATGAGCTGTCCGCCTCGGCCCAGCTCATGGTGCTGGAGGGCGCGGGCAGTCCGGCCGAGGTCAATCTCAAATCCCATGATGTGGTCAACATGCGCATGGCCCGGCACGCCGGGGCCAGGGTGCTTCTGGCCGGCGACATCGACCGGGGCGGGGTCTTTGCCTCCTTTGTTGGGACCATGGAGGTCATGGAGGAGTGGGAGAGGGCCCTGGTGGCAGGGTTCATCGTCAATCGTTTTCGGGGCAGGCAGGATCTGCTTGGGGACGCCATCGACTATGTGCGCCGTTTTACCGGAATCGAGACGTTGGGCGTGGTGCCATTTCTGCAGAATCTGGGATTGCCCGAAGAGGATTCGGTCAGTTTCAAGGAAGCTCGGCCGCAGGGCGGAAACGCCGAGCTTCGCATCGTGGCCGTGGACCTGCCGCACATTTCAAACTTCACGGATCTCGATGCCCTGGGGCTTGAGCCGGACGTGGATTTGCGCATCGCCCGCGCCCCCCATGACTTGGCTGGAGCCGACGCCATTATTCTGCCGGGTTCGCGCAATGTGTTCGCGGATCTGGACTATCTGTGGAGTTCGGGCCTGGCCCAGGCTGTGCTGGCCAGCCGGGCCGAAATAGTCGGGGTCTGCGGCGGGCTGCAGATGCTCGGGGCAGGCATTGCGGATCCGGCCTGCGTCGAGAGCGGGGGCGCTTCGGCCAGGCCCCTTGGCCTTTTGCCTCTGGCTACGGAAATGGCCGTGGACAAGGTGTTGTGCCAGGCACGCTGCGTTTTCCTGCCCTCAGGGGAAGAGGTATGCGGGTATGAAATCCATCACGGCCACACGCATGTGCTGGATGGACAGACCACGCCTGTCATGGCCCGTACGGACGGGACAGTGATCGGTTGGGGGCGTGAAGACGCGATGGTCTGGGGCACCTATCTGCACGGAGTCTTCGATGCTGACGGGTTCCGCCGCTCCTTCCTGGATCGTTTGCGGGTGCGCAAGGGGCTCGCTCCCCTGAACACGGTGCAGGTAGCCTATGACCTTGAAGCCGCGCTGGACCGCCTGGCCTTGGTGGTGCGGAAAAGCCTCGATATGGAGCGAATTTATCGCCTTCTGGATTGA